Within the Chloroflexota bacterium genome, the region CAATACCCCGTAGACTAACCTCTGGGAAGATCGAGACCCCGTGCAGCGATGATGTTTCTCATCACCTCCGATGTCCCACCGGCAATGGTATTGAGGAGGGTTTCCCGACAGAGGTACTCTATCTTTCCGTCCAGCGGCGCCCATTTAGAGCTCTTTTGAATCAACCCCGGCAACCCCAGGATTTCCATGCCTAGTCTGGCCATCCTCTGGGAAAGCTCGCTGCTGAAGAGCTTTGAAGCCGCAGCTTCGTAGTTAGCCACTACACGCTTGGTCTGTAGCCAGGCCAATCGATAGCAGAACAACCTGGCCACCTCAATCTCCGTAGCTATTTGGGCTATCTTCTGTCTCACCAGAGGGTCATCACCCAGAGAAGGCACCTGTTTTATGTAGTCTACCAGCTTCTCGAAAGTCCTCTTCAACCCACCTACAGTGAGAACACGCTCAAACTCCAGTGCAGTGACGGTGTAGTAGAATCCCTGGTTCTTCTTACCTACCAGGTTACCCTTGGGAACGACAACGTTGTCGTAGAAGACCTCGTTTGTCCGAATGCCATCAACGCCCCACAGAGGGCGAAGCGTTATCCCTGGGCTAGCCAGGTCAACGATCATGAGAGAGATACCCCTGTGCTTGGGCACGTTGGGGTCGGTTCTGACCGCCAGCCAGTGGTACTGGGCGAAGTGACACCTGGTATTGAAGACCTTTTGACCAGTCAGAATGTAGCTGT harbors:
- a CDS encoding acyl-CoA dehydrogenase, with protein sequence MDFGFSQEQESFRQEVRQFLKKVVTPELIEEAEGGLGWGPHTWEFMRKLGAKGYLTPTWPKEYGGLGLPPIYRFIMHEELDYSGALPQEALVVGANVAGPTIMLYGSEEQKREYLPRIARGEIEFALGYTEPQAGSDLANLEIRAEEKDDSYILTGQKVFNTRCHFAQYHWLAVRTDPNVPKHRGISLMIVDLASPGITLRPLWGVDGIRTNEVFYDNVVVPKGNLVGKKNQGFYYTVTALEFERVLTVGGLKRTFEKLVDYIKQVPSLGDDPLVRQKIAQIATEIEVARLFCYRLAWLQTKRVVANYEAAASKLFSSELSQRMARLGMEILGLPGLIQKSSKWAPLDGKIEYLCRETLLNTIAGGTSEVMRNIIAARGLDLPRG